From Tiliqua scincoides isolate rTilSci1 chromosome 2, rTilSci1.hap2, whole genome shotgun sequence, the proteins below share one genomic window:
- the TMEM161B gene encoding transmembrane protein 161B, whose amino-acid sequence MGVIGVQLVVTMVMASIIQKIIPHYSLARWLLCSGSLRWYQHPTEEELRILAGKQQKGKGKKDRKYNGHIENKPLTIPKDIDLHLETKSVTEIDTLALHYFPEYQWLVDFTVAATVVYLVTEAYYSWVKPTQEMNISIVWCLLVLAFAIKILFSLTTHYFKVDDGGERSVCVTFGFFFFVKAMAILIVTENYLEFGLETGFSNFSESAVQFFEKQGLESQGPVSKLTFKLFLAILCSLIGAFLTFPGLRLAQMHLDALSLTTEKVTQTLLHINFLAPLLMVLLWVKPITKDYIMNPPLGKENVPLMSEATFDTVRLWIIILLCALRLAMMRSHLQAYLNLAQKCVNQMKKEVGRISTVELQKMVARVFYYLCIIALQYVAPLVMLLHMTLLLKTLGNYSWGIYPESTSDLPMENNSLRGSVNSESLSNDGKMNVTVIQLSMALASLKNIFTPLLFRGLLSFLTWWIAACLFSTSLFGLFYHQYLTVA is encoded by the exons CTTAAGATGGTATCAGCATCCCACTGAAGAAGAACTGCGCATTCTTGCAGGGAAGCAACAAAAGGGAAAAGGCAAGAAAGATAG GAAATACAACGGTCACATTGAAAACAAGCCATTAACCATTCCTAAAGATATTGATCTTCATCTGGAGACAAAGTCTGTCACTGAAATAGACACATTGG CATTGCATTATTTTCCCGAATATCAGTGGTTGGTGGATTTCACAGTTGCAGCTACAGTAGTGTATTTGGTAACGGAAGCCTACTACAGTTGGGTGAAGCCCACTCAAGAAATGAACATCAGCATAGTCTGGTGTCTTCTAGTTCTGGCATTTGCTAT CAAAATATTATTCTCGTTGACTACACACTATTTCAAAGTAGATGATGGAGGTGAAAGATCCGTTTGTGtaacttttggattttttttcttcgtCAAAGCCATGGCAATTTTGATAGTAACAGAAAACTACCTAGAATTTGGACTTGAAACAG GCTTCTCAAATTTTTCAGAAAGTGCTGTGCAGTTTTTTGAAAAACAAGGCTTAGAATCCCA gggTCCTGTTTCTAAGTTAACATTCAAGCTCTTTCTGGCTATACTTTGTTCACTTATTGGTGCTTTTCTGACATTCCCTGGATTGCGACTGGCTCAGATGCATCTGGATGCTTTGAGTTTAACCACAGAAAAAGTCACCCA AACTCTGCTGCATATAAACTTCCTGGCACCCCTACTTATGGTCTTACTGTGGGTAAAACCCATTACGAAGGACTATATAATGAATCCACCATTGGGGAAAGAGAATGTAccttt GATGTCTGAAGCTACATTTGATACTGTAAGGCTGTGGATTATAATTCTCCTGTGTGCTTTGAGGTTAGCCATGATGCGCAGTCATCTTCAAGCCTATCTTAATTTAGCGCAGAAATGTGTGAATCAAATGAAAAAGGAGGTTGGCAGAATAAGTACAGTTGAACTGCAAAAAATG GTGGCCAGAGTGTTTTATTACCTTTGTATAATTGCACTTCAGTATGTGGCACCTCTGGTTATGCTGCTTCACATGACCCTGCTGTTGAAAACTTTAG ggAACTACTCCTGGGGCATTTATCCAGAATCTACTTCAGATTTGCCAATGGAGAACAATTCACTGCGCGGTTCAGTGAACTCTGAATCTTTATCTAATGATGGAAAGATGAATGTAACTGTAATACAGCTATCAATGGCACTGGCTAGCCTGAAGAACATTTTCACCCCACTGTTATTCAGAGGACTCTTGTCCTTTCTCACCTGGTGGATTGCTGCTTGCCTCTTTTCCACAAGCCTTTTTGGACTATTCTATCATCAGTACCTGACAGTGGCATGA